The Candidatus Nanosynbacter featherlites region CTTTGATTTCTTATCAGCTTTTGCCGTTGACTCTATGTTTTCAATAGAATACAAGTTAGCGACTTCATTTGGATCGCCTGAAGCGACGATTTTGCCAGATTCCAACATAATGGCTTTATTACAAAAACGTCGCACCGACGCCATGTCGTGAGTCACCAAAATAACCGTCTTTTTCTGTTTTTTAATCTGTTTGAAATATTCAAAGCATTTACGTTGAAAGGCTTCGTCGCCAACAGCCAACACCTCGTCCAGGACAAGGATGTCGGTATTGGCACGAATAGCGATTGAAAATGCCAACCGCACCTGCATACCGCTCGAATAGTTTTTCAGTTTCTGATCCATGAACTGTTCCAACTCAGCAAAATCAACGATTTCATCATACATGTCTTCTACTTCAGTGTGTGAAAAGCCAAGCAGCGCCCCATTCAAATAGACGTTCTCCCGACCAGTCAATTCTGGGTTAAAACCAACGCCAAGTTCAATGAACGGAATCAATTTACCATTAACAATCACTTTCCCAGAATCAGGCGAATAAATATCAGAAATCAGCTTTAAGAGCGTCGATTTTCCGCAACCATTTCGTCCAACGATACCAAAAAAATCACCTTTTTCTACCGTAAAGGAAATGTCTTTTAGAACTTCTTGTTTTTTATAGCCCTTAACACCCTTCGTCCAGTTCACAAAGGCCTGTTTGATACCGTTTGCCTGTTCAGTTGGTAAATTAAAGCTTTTATATAGGTTTTTTACTTCTAGTGCTTTCTTACTCATTACATATTCTCCGCAAAGGTTTTGCTGCTTTTTCTGAAATAAACAACACCAATAATGACGACAACGACTGTCAGTACAATAGGGATTAAACTAATCCAGATATTATTTACCGTACTCCACGTGGTTGGTGTTGTCTGTGGAGCAATCAGGCTGTATCTGACATCTTGAATACTTTGCGCAATAGGATTGAGCATCATAACTTTTGCGACCCCTGGGTGAAAATTTGACACCAAACTAAGTGGATAGATAATCGGGATACTGTAGAAACATATCTGTAAAATCACATCCCAAATATGGCTAATGTCACGGAATTTGACATACAGTGTTGATAATATTAGTGACACACCCATTGCTAAAATGAACAATTGAATGATACTAAATGGCGCCAAAAGTACTTTCCACGTAAAGTCAACTCCAGAGATGAGGCCAAAGATTAACACCACAATCAAGTTGATCGACAAGCTGATGAGCGCACTCGACATCGATGAGATGATGATGATATATTTTGGAAAGTTGATTTTACGCAGTAAATCACCCCTGCTGACAATGGCATTCATGCCAACTGAGGTAGCTTCAGTGAAGAATCCCCAAAGAGCAATACCTAAGAGTAAGACAATTGGATAGGTTTTTGTGCCGTCGGTAAACTTCAAAAATTTCACAAACACCAAATACATCACCAAAAACAGCAACAGTGGCTTCAGTACTGACCATAAGATTCCTAAAAATGAACCTTGATAGCGCAATTTAAAATCAGTTTTTACTAATTCGAGTAAAATTACTCTGTTTCGTTTATTAAACAACTCCTGCATATACCAAGTCCGATTATACCGCTTTTTAATCTTTTAGGCTAATCACAAGTCGTCGATCGCGACCTTCGCCCTCTGAGTGAGTTTCTATGTCATTGAAATCATGTGCGGTGTGGTGTACCGTCCAGCGGTCAGCCGCGTTAAGATCCAACCTCTTAGGCTCGCCAGTGTCTCGGACTTCCTGAAACCAAGCGCGAGCTTTTTCAGCAAGTTTTTCAGCGTGCTGCTGCTTGTAGTCAGCGATATCTAGGTTAACTCGTTCCACTGCGGCATTGCTGTTGCGAAGCAGTGCTGAGAGTAGGTGTTGGATACTGCGCAACGTCTCAGCGCCACGACCAATCAGTAAGCTATTGTATTGCGTTGATGGAATTTTTACGATCAAAATATCGTCTTCGATGGACACTTCAGCCGTTATATTTAGGTCAAAAAAGGCCATCAAATCCTCAACATATTTCTTGATGTAATCGATTGTTTGCTGCTGATCCATGATTATTCCTCCTTATTCCTTGGCCTTGATCCGGGTGATTTTTGCCTCAGTTGCTGTCGCTGCACGCCTACTTGCTTGAGGTTTTTTGGAGTTTTTCTTTGACTTGTTTGGTGTTTTAGAAATAGTCTCCATCTCATCACTATCCCCCTTTAAGATGATGGCATTTTGCGCATATGCTGCAACGTTTGAGACGGTTAGATACAGTGCCAGGGCGCCCGGTAGGTTGATAATCACAAAAAACATAAAGATTGGCATAAATTTCATCATCTTGCGCATCACGATAGCATTGATCTCTGACTGATCCGCCTCTTTGCCTTCAGCAGCTTCTTGCATAATATCGCGCAGTCGCTTTTTACTGTCACTGGCGGGAGAAATTTG contains the following coding sequences:
- a CDS encoding ABC transporter ATP-binding protein, which encodes MSKKALEVKNLYKSFNLPTEQANGIKQAFVNWTKGVKGYKKQEVLKDISFTVEKGDFFGIVGRNGCGKSTLLKLISDIYSPDSGKVIVNGKLIPFIELGVGFNPELTGRENVYLNGALLGFSHTEVEDMYDEIVDFAELEQFMDQKLKNYSSGMQVRLAFSIAIRANTDILVLDEVLAVGDEAFQRKCFEYFKQIKKQKKTVILVTHDMASVRRFCNKAIMLESGKIVASGDPNEVANLYSIENIESTAKADKKSKKNTAYIQTKVENKVLTPKDTLEVEVKYFVPEDRPVSFGISILDEASNRITSVIDDGFFIDDNNVEITSTKKGVYTYNYTLPLDLFNNRDFEITATLFAYDKKKDSYEPIAYTTEEDISQFYVRENKPRGGLLKTRGSWMSVKSKKEKKS
- a CDS encoding ABC transporter permease; protein product: MQELFNKRNRVILLELVKTDFKLRYQGSFLGILWSVLKPLLLFLVMYLVFVKFLKFTDGTKTYPIVLLLGIALWGFFTEATSVGMNAIVSRGDLLRKINFPKYIIIISSMSSALISLSINLIVVLIFGLISGVDFTWKVLLAPFSIIQLFILAMGVSLILSTLYVKFRDISHIWDVILQICFYSIPIIYPLSLVSNFHPGVAKVMMLNPIAQSIQDVRYSLIAPQTTPTTWSTVNNIWISLIPIVLTVVVVIIGVVYFRKSSKTFAENM
- a CDS encoding protein jag, with product MDQQQTIDYIKKYVEDLMAFFDLNITAEVSIEDDILIVKIPSTQYNSLLIGRGAETLRSIQHLLSALLRNSNAAVERVNLDIADYKQQHAEKLAEKARAWFQEVRDTGEPKRLDLNAADRWTVHHTAHDFNDIETHSEGEGRDRRLVISLKD